One genomic segment of Oncorhynchus mykiss isolate Arlee chromosome 10, USDA_OmykA_1.1, whole genome shotgun sequence includes these proteins:
- the LOC110510380 gene encoding interferon-induced very large GTPase 1-like: MEKNDEESPGATGGEGDGRDITPVHNTGTPDGMAALGVMLQGFMLNQQQSMQQQQQSMQQAMQSMQQQMQQQISQLQEEVQKGKTKQQCVVTPLPAANSDTLTRPAPQSRDPAEEVSGEHVDKKEEAAEMKLEDVQQPLSDDESKPETDGSSEGNRETTKGAAEEVLGNHNDKKEEEERPHPEIPSPSKPLKGWEEKIHQGEQGKLKNIEPVPKARDELKPKKEGSSGETPQGSCLKELLSKTGLEDHYENKLTLSTVLEINADTTSDEPLTTMQSLPRAFLKKLMMANVNARSVKCLTTDQEVSYYDVDNLDTDSDTSDVINPLDLITALFLCSDGFLQQEMVQKMSMCQFAVPLLLPNCDTEQITLMLWALRDIVRKFRQSSQTATNAFVEDRIVVSDIPMVSFVRLGKSSLSKSNILNKLLSNPQQYHDTFVHHDMECGDVPLQISNGLVEISWYFPCGNRNIDMFTKPVVVANLRGDIRSFETQFSFLCQTSAAVYIFTDDFEADLKVLEGRITKAELFLVVNSQNKTFRVDTLKKIITNYSINPTNVIVKKKQNDAEFVKILKSSVGDVMEKSKNILTIENMADVAHQFGILVDEDSDDCQSARKMADEITRNIKDTIQFKDKQLPLQGTIWKELSQLEKERCRLRKAGGQEIEHYKSSLKRKEEKLRKKQHTCDMSDAMASFIFGMSRSGPERSYFLKWMRINLDNLSRQNLSALRDRYKDLCQNSPEKKDQIKNLDKQLSDCSLGLEHFLRELGQLYEAACSLPEDSPQREQMEHLPGLCAQMLLDGFPIELVDGDASNIPLKWMSAVLTQLHTLVDSNSKIRVITVLGVQSTGKSTLLNTMFGVQFAVSSGRCTRGAFMLLIKVNKELKEELKCDFIMVIDTEGLKSPELAQLDDSYEHDNELATLVIGLSDVTIINIAMENSTEMKDILQIVVHAFIRMQEVGKKPICHFVHQNVSDMSAHDNNMRDRKKLLEQLNEMTQAAARMEKKEDITKFTDVMDYDPDTSSCYIPGLWHGTPPMSPVNAGYSEAVYSFKKTLMKDFRKCQKNDDLTHFLKWTQSLWEAVKFEKFIFSFRNSLVADAYARLCSEYNSWKWAFQKEMYKWMVSAETEISNIVMTDQHPQRSIRDVQNDLLREASKKLAEGEKEIQDNLVKYFKQKDGHVNLVEKFKEDFVSSAKTLRKEIENTVKNKLLGTVEINEGMTELNNIKSSQTKTMEKKVLTLLQNCRKKESVLSDVSLSEEFDIMWKNTLSEITFKGLQRRDVALDAFLMLRDNLTTRGSHVNKMLVVNSLVDCGRKAFVLESESWWQQAKNTVKHWDPNHHRKKLQDLCDDIIKQCLEFVTQRVKSKTDYHDTHIKELLIIIDKTLQQHTEVKANEECEVSLKQHICGRAAREFQKMHDEFIEVNDPRNCLEKSKNKYLTEFKDLFHNRDQCLKKAKEFTKRCLEPAVKDYVTNMIGPDVVDEVKTGEGSEDYSTNGAFQFSILKQLLTDKNFAKYTEYINHYESFVKDWLFDQIVQRLSKENSLKKLENKHLSEMVKIITDTISNIRETTDTKNVNDVKTFIQNICRALKEKLVLKDALESILILNTADTKQFAVYLTEFVEEMKQSLASKYDKGGDIKERLRSLPFKPQDEMFTSLFGCGKKCPFCGAPCEAGGKEHTKHHSSIHRPQGIYGYRDHCSQKLVIEICSSLVVSDTSFSNAKTGGTFHPYKDYQTHYPDWTITGDSSMEASDYWKYVMATFNKRIAEEEKALPADIPWDWKALTPDDALTSLKKSFNMK; encoded by the exons ATGGAGAAGAATGATGAGGAGTCACCTGGTGCAACAGGTGGTGAAGGGGATGGAAGAGACATCACACCTGTTCACAACACTGGTACTCCTGATGGTATGGCAGCACTAGGAGTCATGCTACAGGGCTTCATGTTAAATCAACAGCAGTCAATGCAACAGCAACAGCAGTCAATGCAACAGGCAATGCAATCCATGCAGCAGCAGATGCAGCAGCAGATCAGCCAGCTACAGGAGGAGGTGCAGAAAGGAAAGACAAAGCAACAGTGTGTTGTGACCCCTCTACCAGCAGCAAACTCAGACACTCTGACAAGACCAGCTCCTCAGTCTCGAG ACCCAGCAGAGGAGGTATCAGGTGAACACGTTGACAAGAAGGAGGAGGCAGCAGAGATG AAATTGGAAGATGTTCAACAGCCTTTGTCCGATGATGAGTCAAAACCAGAGACCGATGGCTCTTCAGAAGGAAACAGAGAAACAACCAAAG GTGCAGCAGAGGAGGTATTGGGGAATCACAATGACaagaaggaagaggaagagagg CCCCATCCAGAGATTCCATCTCCTTCCAAACCACTGAAGGGCTGGGAAGAGAAGATTCACCAGGGAGAACAAGGAAAACTAAAA AATATTGAGCCAGTGCCAAAAGCCAGAGATGAGTTGAAGCCAAAGAAGGAGGGTTCCTCAGGAGAAACACCCCAAG GATCCTGTCTCAAGGAGCTGTTGTCAAAGACTGGACTAGAAGATCATTATGAAAACAAGCTGACGTTAAGTACTGTCCTTGAGATAAATGCTGATACTACATCAGATGAACCTCTTACCACTATGCAGTCACTTCCACGGGCCTTCCTTAAGAAATTAATGATGGCAAATGTGAATGCAAGGAGTGTTAAATGTCTGACCACTGACCAGGAGGTTTCCTATTATGATGTAGACAACCTGGACACTGACTCTGATACTAGTGATGTCATTAATCCACTGGACCTGATAACTGCCCTGTTTCTGTGCTCAGATGGTTTCCTGCAGCAGGAGATGGTCCAGAAAATGTCCATGTGTCAGTTTGCTGTTCCTCTTCTGCTGCCCAACTGTGACACAGAACAAATCACTTTGATGCTGTGGGCCTTGAGGGACATAGTGAGGAAGTTCAGACAATCTTCCCAAACAGCCACAAATGCTTTTGTGGAGGACAGAATTGTTGTCTCTGATATTCCTATGGTGTCCTTTGTTAGGCTAGGAAAGAGCAGCTTGTCCAAGTCTAATATTTTGAACAAGTTGCTTAGTAACCCTCAACAGTACCATGATACATTTGTTCATCATGATATGGAATGTGGAGATGTCCCTTTGCAAATCTCAAATGGACTGGTTGAAATCAGCTGGTACTTTCCATGTGGGAACAGAAACATAGACATGTTCACCAAGCCTGTGGTGGTGGCCAATCtcagaggagacatcaggtcctTTGAAACACAGTTCTCCTTTCTGTGTCAAACATCAGCTGCAGTTTACATTTTCACTGATGATTTCGAGGCCGATCTCAAGGTTTTGGAAGGAAGAATCACCAAAGCAGAGTTATTTCTGGTTGTCAACTCTCAGAATAAAACATTCAGGGTAGACACATTGAAGAAAATAATCACAAACTACAGTATCAACCCAACAAATGTGATTGTGAAGAAGAAGCAGAATGATGCAGAATTCGTCAAAATCCTGAAGTCGTCTGTGGGTGATGTCATGGAAAAAAGTAAAAACATATTGACAATTGAAAACATGGCTGATGTGGCTCATCAGTTTGGGATTCTGGTTGATGAAGACAGTGATGACTGTCAGAGTGCCAGGAAGATGGCAGAtgaaatcaccaggaacatcAAAGACACAATTCAATTCAAAGACAAACAGCTACCCTTACAGGGAACAATCTGGAAAGAGCTTTCCCagttggagaaagagagatgtagactGAGAAAAGCAGGAGGTCAAGAAATTGAACACTACAAGAGCTCTCTGAAGAGGAAGGAGGAAAAGCTGAGAAAGAAGCAACATACATGTGATATGTCAGATGCAATGGCAAGCTTCATTTTTGGAATGTCAAGATCAGGACCTGAGCGTTCCTATTTCCTCAAATGGATGCGGATAAATCTGGACAATCTGTCACGGCAGAACCTGTCTGCTTTGCGGGACCGGTACAAAGATCTTTGCCAAAATTCTCCAGAGAAAAAAGACCAAATTAAAAATTTGGATAAGCAATTATCTGACTGTTCCTTGGGTCTTGAACACTTCCTGCGTGAGTTGGGCCAGTTATATGAAGCCGCCTGCTCCCTCCCTGAAGACAGCCCTCAAAGGGAACAGATGGAGCATCTCCCTGGATTGTGTGCTCAGATGCTGTTGGATGGTTTCCCCATTGAGCTTGTGGATGGAGATGCATCAAATATCCCCCTGAAATGGATGTCAGCTGTACTGACTCAGCTTCATACTCTTGTGGACTCTAACAGCAAGATCCGGGTGATCACAGTTTTAGGGGTCCAAAGCACAGGGAAGTCCACTCTCCTCAACACCATGTTTGGGGTCCAGTTTGCTGTCAGCAGTGGAAGATGCACCAGAGGGGCCTTCATGCTGCTGATTAAAGTCAACAAAGAACTCAAGGAGGAGCTGAAATGTGACTTCATCATGGTGATTGACACAGAGGGGTTGAAATCACCAGAGTTGGCTCAACTAGATGATAGCTATGAACATGACAATGAACTGGCCACACTGGTAATTGGACTCAGTGATGTCACTATCATCAACATTGCCATGGAGAACTCCACAGAGATGAAAGACATTCTACAGATTGTTGTTCATGCTTTTATCAGGATGCAGGAAGTGGGGAAGAAGCCGATATGTCATTTTGTGCACCAGAATGTGTCAGACATGTCTGCTCATGACAACAACATGAGGGACAGGAAGAAGTTGTTGGAACAGTTGAATGAAATGACCCAGGCAGCAGCCAGAATGGAGAAGAAGGAGGATATCACTAAGTTCACTGACGTGATGGATTATGATCCAGACACAAGCAGCTGCTACATCCCAGGACTCTGGCATGGGACTCCCCCTATGTCTCCAGTCAATGCAGGATACAGTGAGGCTGTTTACAGCTTCAAGAAGACCTTGATGAAAGATTTCAGAAAATGCCAGAAAAATGATGACTTGACACATTTCTTGAAGTGGACACAAAGCTTGTGGGAGGCAGTGAAGTTTGAGAAATTCATCTTTAGTTTCAGAAACAGTTTGGTTGCAGATGCATACGCCAGATTATGTTCTGAGTACAATAGTTGGAAATGGGCCTTCCAGAAGGAGATGTATAAATGGATGGTGAGTGCTGAAACTGAAATATCCAATATTGTCATGACAGATCAACATCCTCAGAGGTCCATAAGAGATGTGCAAAACGACTTGTTGAGAGAAGCATCTAAGAAGCTTGCAGAGGGAGAAAAAGAAATCCAAGACAATCTAGTAAAATACTTTAAACAGAAAGATGGCCATGTCAATCTGGTGGAAAAATTCAAGGAGGACTTTGTGTCCAGTGCCAAAACACTGAGAAAAGAGATAGAAAacacagtgaagaacaaattgcTAGGAACTGTTGAAATTAATGAGGGAATGACAGAACTGAACAACATCAAGAGTTCACAGACAAAAACAATGGAAAAGAAGGTTCTGACTCTGCTGCAGAACTGTAGAAAGAAAGAATCTGTTCTATCAGATGTATCCCTCAGTGAAGAGTTTGACATCATGTGGAAGAACACTCTGTCTGAGATAACTTTCAAAGGACTCCAAAGAAGAGATGTGGCTCTTGATGCCTTCCTCATGTTACGTGATAATCTGACAACAAGGGGGAGTCATGTCAACAAGATGTTGGTTGTAAACAGTCTGGTGGATTGTGGGAGAAAAGCTTTTGTTTTGGAATCAGAGAGTTGGTGGCAGCAGGCTAAAAACACAGTAAAGCACTGGGATCCCAACCATCACAGGAAAAAACTACAAGACCTCTGTGATGATATCATAAAACAGTGTCTGGAGTTTGTAACCCAGAGGGTGAAAAGCAAGACCGATTACCATGACACTCACATCAAAGAACTGCTTATAATAATTGACAAAACATTGCAACAACACACAGAAGTTAAAGCCAATGAGGAATGTGAGGTTTCTCTCAAACAACACATCTGTGGCAGAGCAGCCAGAGAGTTTCAGAAGATGCATGATGAGTTCATTGAAGTCAATGACCCAAGGAATTGTCTGGAAAAGTCTAAGAACAAGTACCTTACTGAGTTCAAAGACTTGTTTCATAACCGAGACCAGTGCCTAAAGAAAGCAAAGGAGTTCACGAAGCGTTGTCTAGAGCCAGCTGTAAAGGACTATGTGACCAACATGATTGGTCCTGATGTGGTTGATGAAGTGAAGACAGGTGAAGGGTCAGAGGATTACAGCACAAACGGGGCTTTCCAGTTCTCCATTTTGAAACAACTCCTGACTGATAAAAACTTTGCGAAATACACTGAGTACATAAACCATTATGAAAGCTTTGTGAAGGACTGGCTGTTTGACCAAATTGTCCAACGACTTTCAAAGGAGAACAGTCTGAAGAAATTGGAGAATAAACATCTTTCAGAGATGGTCAAGATAATCACTGACACAATCTCTAACATCAGAGAAACAACTGAcacaaaaaatgtaaatgatgTCAAGACATTCATTCAGAACATCTGCAGAGCCCTTAAAGAGAAGCTGGTCCTCAAGGATGCTCTGGAGTCCATCTTGATTCTGAATACTGCAGACACAAAACAGTTTGCTGTCTACCTCACAGAGTTTGTGGAAGAAATGAAGCAGTCACTTGCATCTAAGTATGACAAGGGAGGAGACATCAAAGAGAGACTCAGATCTCTGCCATTCAAGCCTCAGGATGAGATGTTCACCAGTCTGTTTGGCTGTGGGAAGAAATGTCCCTTCTGTGGTGCACCCTGTGAAGCAGGAGGTAAAGAGCATACCAAACACCATTCTTCCATTCACCGTCCACAAGGTATCTATGGTTATAGGGATCATTGTTCACAGAAATTAGTAATAGAGATATGTTCATCTCTTGTGGTTAGTGACACATCATTCTCCAACGCCAAGACTGGAGGAACATTTCACCCCTACAAGGACTATCAGACACATTACCCTGACTGGACCATAACTGGAGATTCCAGCATGGAGGCTTCAGACTACTGGAAGTATGTGATGGCCACTTTCAATAAGAGAATAGCTGAGGAAGAAAAGGCACTTCCTGCTGATATCCCATGGGACTGGAAGGCTTTAACACCTGATGATGCATTGACAAGCTTGAAAAAGTCATTCAACATGAAATAA